The following coding sequences are from one Streptomyces sp. NBC_01294 window:
- a CDS encoding chorismate-binding protein translates to MHDLPPLARFGGLLATDLRDVTSDPAALDSTGFWAVAADFEGRLVCARFGDVRPDPVPAPVPGAWRGPDADAWTSSLDRAAYVEGVRRIREHIARGEVYQANLCRVMSAPLPHPDSADVDALTALLARGNPAPFAGTIRLAAHGVEIATASPELYLRRSGRHVESGPIKGTGRTVDDLLPKDHAENVMIVDLVRNDLGRVCATGSVGVPELCAVEEHPGLVHLVSTVSGELADGAGWPELLAATFPPGSVTGAPKTSALRIIEALETAPRGPYCGGIGWVDADRGTAELAVGIRTFWIDRETPGGPRLLFGTGAGITWGSDPDREWAETELKAARLLRVASGHEMTRAQGADGTMGRTAR, encoded by the coding sequence GTGCACGACCTGCCCCCCTTGGCCCGCTTCGGCGGCCTGCTCGCGACCGACCTCCGAGACGTCACCAGTGATCCCGCCGCCCTCGACTCCACCGGCTTCTGGGCGGTGGCCGCCGACTTCGAGGGGCGGCTCGTCTGCGCCCGCTTCGGGGACGTGCGCCCCGATCCCGTCCCCGCGCCCGTCCCCGGTGCCTGGCGCGGACCCGACGCCGACGCGTGGACCTCCTCGCTCGACCGTGCCGCGTACGTCGAGGGCGTACGCCGCATCCGCGAGCACATCGCGCGCGGTGAGGTCTACCAGGCCAACCTCTGCCGCGTGATGTCCGCGCCGCTGCCCCACCCCGACAGCGCCGACGTCGACGCGCTCACGGCGCTCCTCGCGCGCGGCAACCCCGCGCCCTTCGCAGGAACGATTCGCCTCGCCGCGCACGGCGTCGAGATCGCCACCGCCTCCCCCGAGCTGTACCTGCGCCGGTCCGGCCGCCACGTCGAGTCCGGCCCCATCAAGGGGACCGGCCGCACCGTCGACGACCTGCTCCCCAAGGACCACGCCGAGAACGTGATGATCGTGGACCTCGTGCGCAACGACCTCGGCCGGGTCTGCGCGACGGGCTCCGTCGGCGTCCCCGAACTGTGCGCCGTCGAGGAGCACCCGGGGCTCGTCCACCTCGTCTCCACCGTGAGCGGCGAGCTCGCCGACGGCGCCGGCTGGCCCGAGCTGCTCGCCGCGACCTTCCCGCCCGGATCCGTCACCGGAGCGCCCAAGACCTCCGCCCTGCGGATCATCGAGGCCCTGGAGACCGCCCCGCGCGGCCCATACTGCGGGGGCATCGGCTGGGTCGACGCCGACCGGGGCACCGCCGAGCTCGCCGTCGGCATCCGCACCTTCTGGATCGACCGCGAGACCCCCGGCGGCCCGCGCCTGCTCTTCGGCACCGGCGCAGGCATCACATGGGGCTCCGATCCGGACCGGGAGTGGGCGGAGACCGAGCTGAAGGCCGCCCGCCTGCTGCGGGTGGCATCAGGCCACGAGATGACCCGCGCCCAGGGGGCGGACGGGACGATGGGAAGGACGGCACGATGA